GTAATATACCAAGCGCGATTCCAGCCCAAGTTGTACTCATCTACTAACAACCGCATTAACTCGGCTACGCCAATGGAAGGATGGGTATCATTAAGCTGAATGGCCACTTTTTCATGGAAATGATCGAAATTCTCATATTGCCGTCGATAGCGATTAATGATGTCTTGTAGAGAACAACTGACAAAGAAATATTGTTGCTCTAGACGCAACTGTTTACCTTGATAAGTATTATCATTGGGATAAAGAACTTTAGAAATATTTTCTGAGAAAATTTTATCCGATACGGCTCCTATATAATCTCCGCGATCGAATTGAGCAAAATCGAGTTCTTCCGTGGCATAGGCTCGCCATAATCGTAACCGATTGACGGTCTGATTTTGATATCCAGGAACAGGGGTATCATAGGGCGTTCCGGTAATTTCGCGATCGCCAATCCACCGGACATGCATTTGCCCAGATTCATCCGGGTGAAATTCCGTATAGCCGCCAAATTTCACCCGCACACTGGCTTCTGGACGATATACTTCCCAAGGGTTTCCATAGCGCAACCATTTGTCAGGACGTTCTATTTGCACCCCATTGATAATCAGTTGATCGAAAATGCCAAATTCATAGCGAATTCCATACCCGATCGCGGGTAAACTCAAGGTAGCCAATGAATCTAGAAAGCAAGCCGCTAACCGACCTAACCCCCCATTTCCTAAACCCGGTTCTGCTTCTAAAACTACTAAATCTTGTAGGTTTAACCCCAATTGTGTTAAGGCTTCTACTGTATCGTCATAAATGCCCAAATTGAGTAAATTATTACTCAATTGACGACCCATGAGAAACTCTGCGGACAGGTAATAGACGGTTTTGGCTTGATGTTTGCGGTAGCGACTGCTGGTATTGAGGCGATGATCCAGGAGGCGATCGCGCACCGTATACGCCAGAGCCATATAATAATCATGGGGCGTGGCTAAATTAATCGTTTTCCCTTGAATACAATGCAGATTACAGATAAAATCCTCTTTTAAGACTTCTACCTGACTTTCCTGACTGCCAGAATCTACGTTCATCACATCATTATCTTGGGAAAAAAATTGGCTTGACATAATCTAATTTCAATCACAATTACATAACTTTGAAGTGTAGATGCCAGAAGATACCCTAATTATGCTGTACTTAACTCACTGTCCTGGATCGTCGTAACAAGGGGCTTTAAAGCCCCTTGCCTTCTCCCAATCTTTTTTCTTAAGGATGTTTTCCCCCATCTGGCATAACGGCTTTACTCAAGTCTGTTTTTTCTAACTTTGCTGTGTCGAATTGGGCATTCGTTAAGTTAGCCCGACATAAACTCGCCAGACTCAAATCAGCATAGCTTAAATTAGCATCGGTTAAATCCGCACCACTTAAATCTGCACTACTTAAATCTGCACCACTTAAATCTGCGCCTCGAAGATCTGCACCAATTAAATCGGCTTCACTGAGATTAATTCCACTCAAATTAGCACAATACAAATTGGCTCGAATTAACCGAGCGCGAAACAAATCAGCACCTAATAGATTAATCCGAAACAGATTCGCAGCAAATAGATCGGCTCGCAATAAGCGAATTCCGGGTAAATTAGCACTACTCAATTCAGCTCGGAACAGGTCAACGTCCTTAAAATAGCGTTCCCCTGTAGCATAACGGTCTAGAAATTCATTAACATCCATAGAGACGTTCAGGTTTTAACTTGAACACACTCTCCATTCTCCCAACTGAAGGGGGCAAACGTCACCTATCTAGGGGGGGGTTCGTAACAATTTGTTATATAGCGCTACGCGCGGTAATGGGTACGAGGTAATTGGTCAAGCGTTTTTTTACTCTATAGTCCCCATTCTGTGGTATCTGTAGGGGCGAAAAATTTTTCGCCCCTACATGGGGTGTTTTCAGTGATTATCTGAGGAAAACTTAGGCATAAATCAGATAAAAGTACCGCTCCATTGACCTCGTATTCAGTCAGTTCTCAAGAACGGGTTTGAGATGCTGAAAGAGTAGGAAATTCTAGCGAGGATACAGAAAATGAAATCCCGATCCCGACAGATTAAAACCTCCCCGAAAGCATACCCGATTATCCAGTCTATGGAAACTCTGGAAACAGTGATGAGTATAGACCCCAAACGGGAAATCGTACAAGCAATCAATCCAGTCACTTCAGGATTAAATTCAGGACTTTCCCTCGTGTTGCACGTTGAGTTTTTCATTCTCTTGTGCTTGCACCTCTTTGTTTTATTACAACTTAAAAAGCGCTAATTTATAAAAGTCCCCCTTTTTTAGGGGGATTTAGGGGGATCGATTGCATCGAGATACAGACGAATTTGACTCATAGGACTTGATTATTTTGGTATTCCCTTTCTAGGCGATCGCACTCTTCATAATAAGCCTTAATATCCCCATCAATGCGCCCTTGATTAGCATAATAGTAAGCTAAAGCATCATAAACCTGTGCCGGTGTCAAATTGATTCTTTGTGCCAGAATCTCTTCCGGTTTCATTCCTGCTTGGAAATCAATGACAATATTTTGCACCGTAACGCGAGTCCCTGCAATTCGTGGAAGGTTC
The Roseofilum reptotaenium CS-1145 DNA segment above includes these coding regions:
- a CDS encoding pentapeptide repeat-containing protein, with the protein product MDVNEFLDRYATGERYFKDVDLFRAELSSANLPGIRLLRADLFAANLFRINLLGADLFRARLIRANLYCANLSGINLSEADLIGADLRGADLSGADLSSADLSGADLTDANLSYADLSLASLCRANLTNAQFDTAKLEKTDLSKAVMPDGGKHP